From Providencia sp. R33, a single genomic window includes:
- a CDS encoding PTS fructose transporter subunit IIC: MGQFSGGSKLGVGTEIKNAIMTGVSWMLPFVISGAVIMGISRIGASLYGIDNIWDASHLEATNVMVQMLHKFDGFGGLALSLMLPIVAGYISFAIANKPGLAPGMVGGLLASNLGTGFLGALAAGFIAGYIVRLLAKYTKLPKSLASAGPIFILPVGGTLLTCIIMAFVIGAPLAALNHGMEQWLLSMSGSNKVILAAVIGAMVGFDLGGPVNKAAVTTAMALLASEIYEPNTAAQVAIIIPPIGIGLATLIWAKRFPESLREAGKASTLMGLIGVSEGAIPFALANPKIIIINIIGAATGAAMAVGLGAINHAPISGFYGWLAVDKWPIYILSVAVGSAIITIGSLLIFRGNETIETKKSEAPAPKFKVGR, encoded by the coding sequence ATGGGGCAGTTTAGTGGTGGGTCTAAATTAGGCGTTGGTACGGAAATTAAAAATGCCATTATGACGGGTGTATCATGGATGCTGCCATTTGTTATTTCTGGTGCAGTGATAATGGGGATATCGCGCATTGGTGCATCTCTCTATGGTATTGATAATATTTGGGATGCTAGTCATCTTGAAGCGACAAATGTTATGGTGCAAATGTTGCACAAATTTGATGGGTTCGGTGGATTAGCCTTATCTCTCATGTTACCCATTGTTGCAGGGTATATTAGCTTTGCTATTGCAAATAAGCCCGGATTAGCGCCGGGGATGGTTGGCGGTTTATTGGCTAGCAATTTAGGGACGGGGTTTTTAGGTGCGTTGGCTGCTGGATTTATTGCAGGTTATATCGTTCGCCTGCTAGCCAAATACACCAAATTACCCAAATCGCTTGCGTCCGCAGGGCCTATCTTTATTTTGCCCGTCGGCGGTACACTACTAACCTGCATTATTATGGCATTTGTGATAGGCGCTCCATTAGCAGCACTCAATCATGGCATGGAGCAATGGCTTCTATCTATGTCGGGTTCAAATAAGGTTATTTTAGCCGCAGTGATCGGTGCGATGGTCGGTTTTGACCTTGGTGGCCCCGTTAATAAAGCAGCGGTAACGACTGCAATGGCATTATTAGCATCAGAAATTTATGAGCCAAATACGGCAGCACAGGTTGCAATTATTATTCCACCGATTGGTATTGGTCTAGCTACGCTTATTTGGGCTAAGCGTTTCCCTGAGTCTTTACGAGAGGCGGGGAAAGCCTCAACACTTATGGGACTCATTGGTGTTTCAGAAGGCGCAATACCTTTTGCATTAGCAAATCCCAAAATCATTATTATCAATATTATTGGTGCGGCAACGGGAGCTGCGATGGCTGTGGGATTAGGGGCAATAAATCATGCTCCAATTTCGGGTTTTTATGGGTGGTTAGCCGTAGATAAGTGGCCAATATATATATTATCTGTAGCTGTTGGCTCTGCAATTATCACCATTGGTTCTTTATTAATATTTCGTGGAAATGAAACGATAGAAACTAAAAAATCAGAAGCGCCTGCGCCTAAATTTAAAGTCGGACGTTAG
- a CDS encoding PTS fructose transporter subunit IIB: MFIVCVAACPTGVAHTYMAAESLDIVGKKRGHEIKVETQGSMGIENEITSEDLARADAVILAADVAVINKERFDGMIKLECSVADPIKYGDAIIDAIEEEMKNGAV, from the coding sequence ATGTTTATTGTCTGTGTCGCAGCTTGCCCTACCGGTGTCGCTCATACCTATATGGCTGCAGAATCGTTAGATATTGTTGGAAAAAAACGAGGCCACGAAATTAAAGTTGAGACACAAGGAAGCATGGGGATTGAAAATGAAATTACGAGCGAGGACTTAGCACGCGCAGACGCAGTTATTTTAGCCGCAGATGTTGCAGTAATTAATAAGGAACGATTTGATGGAATGATTAAGCTTGAATGCAGTGTTGCAGACCCGATTAAGTATGGTGATGCAATTATTGATGCAATTGAGGAGGAAATGAAGAATGGGGCAGTTTAG
- the gpmA gene encoding 2,3-diphosphoglycerate-dependent phosphoglycerate mutase, with the protein MAVTKLVLVRHGESEWNKENRFTGWTDVELSDKGREEAKVAGQLLKDEGFVFDFAYTSVLKRAIHTLWNILDQVEQQWLPVEKSWKLNERHYGALQGLDKSETAAKYGDEQVKLWRRGFAITPPDLTKDDERYPGHDPRYAKLSESELPVTESLATTIDRVVPYWEEVIKPRVASGEKVIIAAHGNSLRALVKYLDNMGEDEILNLNIPTAVPMVYEFDENMKPIKRYYLGNQDEIAAKQAAVANQGKAK; encoded by the coding sequence ATGGCTGTAACTAAACTGGTTTTAGTAAGACACGGTGAAAGTGAGTGGAACAAAGAAAACCGCTTCACAGGTTGGACGGATGTTGAGTTATCGGATAAAGGCCGCGAAGAAGCAAAAGTTGCGGGCCAATTACTGAAAGATGAAGGCTTTGTCTTTGATTTTGCATACACTTCTGTTCTAAAACGTGCTATTCACACCCTGTGGAACATTCTTGATCAAGTTGAACAGCAATGGCTGCCAGTTGAAAAAAGCTGGAAACTGAATGAGCGCCACTACGGTGCCCTGCAAGGCTTAGATAAATCAGAAACTGCGGCAAAATACGGTGACGAGCAAGTTAAATTGTGGCGTCGTGGTTTCGCAATCACCCCACCAGATCTGACTAAAGATGATGAGCGTTACCCAGGTCACGACCCACGCTATGCAAAATTGTCAGAAAGCGAATTACCTGTGACTGAAAGCTTAGCAACCACTATTGACCGTGTTGTTCCTTATTGGGAAGAAGTGATTAAACCACGTGTTGCAAGCGGTGAGAAAGTCATCATTGCTGCACACGGTAACTCACTGCGTGCGCTAGTGAAATACTTGGATAACATGGGCGAAGATGAAATTCTGAACCTGAATATCCCAACTGCGGTACCGATGGTTTATGAATTCGATGAGAACATGAAACCAATCAAACGTTACTACTTAGGTAACCAAGACGAAATCGCGGCAAAACAAGCGGCGGTAGCGAACCAAGGTAAAGCGAAGTAA
- the aroG gene encoding 3-deoxy-7-phosphoheptulonate synthase AroG, protein MNYQNDDVRIKQIKELLPPIALLEKFPATDKAAFTVHEARLAIHNILAGKDDRLVVVIGPCSIHDTKAALEYAERLAPLREELKDSLEIVMRVYFEKPRTTVGWKGLINDPRMDHSFDINEGLRIARELLLTINNQGLPTAGEFLDVISPQYVADLMSWGAIGARTTESQIHRELASGLSCPVGFKNGTDGTIKIAIDAINSARSAHCFLSVTKWGHSAIVNTGGNPDCHIILRGGKEPNYSAKHVKEVREGLEKAGLVPSIMIDFSHANSCKKFEKQMEVATDVSEQISNGDRSITGIMIESNLVEGNQNLESGEPLVYGKSVTDACIGWADTEKVLRQLSDAVIARRNK, encoded by the coding sequence ATGAACTATCAGAACGATGACGTCAGAATAAAACAAATAAAAGAATTATTACCCCCTATTGCTCTGCTTGAAAAATTTCCAGCAACCGATAAAGCTGCGTTTACCGTTCATGAAGCACGCCTTGCTATTCATAATATTTTAGCGGGTAAAGATGACCGCCTTGTAGTGGTGATTGGCCCATGCTCGATTCATGACACCAAAGCCGCCCTTGAATATGCAGAACGTTTAGCTCCGCTACGTGAAGAGTTAAAAGATTCGTTAGAAATCGTCATGCGAGTCTATTTTGAAAAGCCACGTACAACTGTTGGTTGGAAAGGCTTAATTAATGACCCTCGTATGGATCATAGCTTTGATATCAATGAAGGTTTACGTATTGCTCGTGAATTGTTATTAACGATTAATAACCAAGGCTTACCAACAGCGGGTGAGTTTTTGGATGTGATTAGCCCACAATATGTTGCGGACTTAATGAGTTGGGGGGCAATTGGCGCCCGTACCACTGAGTCACAAATTCACCGTGAGCTCGCTTCAGGACTGTCTTGTCCTGTAGGTTTTAAAAATGGGACAGATGGTACGATTAAAATTGCCATTGATGCGATTAACTCTGCGCGTTCTGCTCACTGTTTCTTGTCTGTGACTAAATGGGGGCATTCTGCCATCGTCAACACAGGCGGTAACCCTGATTGCCATATTATCTTACGTGGTGGTAAGGAACCAAATTACAGTGCGAAACACGTGAAAGAAGTGCGTGAAGGTTTAGAGAAAGCAGGCTTAGTGCCAAGCATTATGATTGATTTTAGCCATGCCAACAGCTGTAAAAAATTCGAAAAACAGATGGAAGTGGCGACAGATGTTAGCGAACAAATTAGCAATGGTGACCGCTCAATTACGGGTATTATGATTGAAAGTAACTTGGTTGAAGGTAACCAAAACTTAGAATCAGGCGAACCATTAGTGTACGGTAAAAGTGTCACTGATGCGTGCATTGGCTGGGCAGATACTGAAAAAGTATTACGCCAATTATCCGATGCAGTGATTGCTCGTCGCAATAAATAA
- the pnuC gene encoding nicotinamide riboside transporter PnuC — MDFFSTANTLVQIPLWGSVYDLSYIEAVGTIAGLLCILLASLEKTINYLFGLINVSLFAVIFFQIQLYANLLLQIFFFVANIYGWYAWSRVTSSQQAELKIRWLSLPKASVTLVISVLAVLYLTFNIDAVFGVLATWAVEMLNLFGTNLAMPTIEPDAFPFWDSAMTILSVVAMILMTRKYVENWLLWVIINVISIVIFFIQGVYAMSLEYLILLGIALNGSRLWIKSAKENGSAPLSRP, encoded by the coding sequence ATGGATTTCTTTAGTACAGCCAATACATTAGTGCAGATCCCGCTTTGGGGTTCAGTGTATGATTTATCGTATATTGAGGCCGTAGGGACAATCGCGGGTTTGCTTTGCATTTTATTGGCAAGCTTAGAAAAAACGATTAATTATCTGTTTGGTTTAATCAACGTTTCTCTGTTTGCTGTTATTTTCTTTCAGATTCAATTGTATGCGAACTTACTTTTACAGATATTTTTCTTTGTTGCTAATATCTATGGTTGGTATGCATGGAGCCGTGTGACCAGCTCTCAACAAGCGGAATTAAAAATTCGCTGGTTAAGTTTACCGAAAGCCTCTGTCACGCTAGTCATTTCCGTATTAGCGGTACTCTATCTTACTTTTAACATTGATGCGGTATTTGGCGTTCTTGCGACTTGGGCTGTTGAAATGTTGAATCTGTTTGGTACCAATTTAGCGATGCCAACTATAGAGCCTGATGCATTCCCATTCTGGGATTCCGCCATGACTATCCTTTCTGTGGTTGCGATGATTTTAATGACGCGCAAATACGTTGAAAACTGGCTGCTTTGGGTGATCATCAATGTGATAAGCATTGTGATTTTCTTTATCCAAGGGGTATATGCAATGTCGTTGGAATATCTCATTTTGCTGGGTATCGCCTTAAACGGCTCCCGACTTTGGATAAAATCAGCAAAAGAGAATGGCTCAGCGCCTTTGTCTCGCCCATAG
- the nadA gene encoding quinolinate synthase NadA: MSVFIDFEQSVYPFPPKPAILSSDEKAFYRAQIKSLLIEKNAVMVAHYYTDPEIQALAEETGGCVADSLEMARFGAKHSASTLVVAGVKFMGETAKILSPEKNVLMPTLDAQCSLDLGCPEDEFIRFCDKHPDRTVVVYANTSAAVKARADWVVTSSIAVELIEHLDSLGEKIIWAPDRHLGRYVQQQTGADILCWEGACIVHDEFKTQSLEKMKALYPEAAVLVHPESPQAIVELADAVGSTSQLIKAAQSLPNPSMIVATDKGIFYKMQQACPEKALYIAPTAGEGATCRTCAHCPWMAMNGLKAIAEALEGNSQNHQIHVSDDLRKKALLPLNKMLDFAQSLK, from the coding sequence ATGAGCGTGTTTATCGATTTTGAACAGTCAGTTTACCCATTTCCACCAAAACCTGCGATATTAAGCTCGGATGAAAAAGCGTTTTATCGTGCGCAGATTAAATCACTGCTGATTGAAAAAAATGCCGTTATGGTTGCACATTACTATACCGACCCTGAAATTCAAGCGCTGGCAGAAGAAACTGGAGGGTGCGTCGCAGACTCACTCGAAATGGCGCGTTTTGGTGCCAAACATTCAGCATCAACATTGGTCGTTGCTGGGGTGAAATTTATGGGCGAAACGGCCAAAATACTTAGCCCAGAAAAAAACGTCCTGATGCCAACATTGGACGCACAATGCTCTCTTGACCTCGGTTGTCCAGAAGACGAATTTATTCGTTTTTGCGATAAGCATCCAGATAGAACGGTTGTGGTGTATGCCAATACATCCGCGGCAGTAAAAGCACGAGCTGATTGGGTCGTCACATCCAGCATTGCCGTTGAATTAATCGAGCACCTTGATAGCCTTGGTGAGAAAATTATTTGGGCCCCTGATCGCCATCTTGGGCGCTATGTACAGCAACAAACTGGCGCAGATATTTTGTGTTGGGAAGGGGCATGTATTGTGCATGATGAGTTTAAAACGCAGTCTTTAGAAAAAATGAAAGCACTTTACCCTGAGGCTGCAGTGTTGGTTCATCCTGAATCCCCTCAAGCCATTGTCGAGCTTGCCGATGCCGTGGGTTCCACAAGCCAATTAATTAAAGCAGCGCAGAGTTTGCCTAATCCATCCATGATAGTGGCAACGGATAAAGGTATTTTCTATAAAATGCAGCAAGCGTGTCCAGAAAAGGCCTTATATATTGCACCAACAGCAGGGGAAGGTGCGACATGTCGAACTTGTGCCCATTGCCCTTGGATGGCGATGAACGGCTTAAAAGCGATTGCAGAGGCATTAGAAGGGAATTCTCAGAATCATCAAATTCATGTCAGTGATGATTTACGTAAAAAAGCGTTATTACCACTAAATAAAATGCTAGATTTTGCACAGAGTCTAAAATAA
- a CDS encoding aminoglycoside 6-adenylyltransferase → MESPASLINKIISISLLDPRIEAVVLTGSRGREQDIDSYSDIDIELIGPGVTELFQQKHWIDNFGTPLAALHLLNLEDDAPDWPTCLVIYEEGRKVDFTFAEPERLEKMEREGLDATFSRGFAVLLDKTGITDGLPEDANSTSLLPTPLSTSEFAEIVTDFWHEAHQVAIALTRNELWVAWSRSADMKQYFLTLIESLISLQGGHVWYKGRKYHEWMPLKYVQALETIFNCSTAEKAALSLRCLMQCFAEVSTDLANLQGYDDMHNLAEKMQDLAVGFLQDNELLPERL, encoded by the coding sequence ATGGAATCACCTGCATCGTTAATAAATAAAATAATTTCTATTTCACTACTCGACCCGAGAATTGAAGCCGTGGTATTAACCGGTTCACGTGGTCGTGAGCAAGATATCGACAGTTATTCTGATATTGATATTGAATTAATCGGTCCTGGCGTCACCGAACTCTTCCAACAAAAGCATTGGATTGATAACTTTGGAACCCCCTTAGCTGCGCTTCATTTACTTAACTTAGAAGATGATGCGCCAGATTGGCCCACTTGTTTGGTAATTTATGAAGAAGGTCGCAAAGTGGATTTCACTTTTGCGGAGCCTGAACGTCTAGAAAAAATGGAACGAGAAGGGCTAGACGCCACATTCTCACGGGGCTTTGCTGTTTTATTAGATAAAACAGGGATCACCGATGGTCTGCCAGAGGATGCCAATTCAACATCGCTGCTACCTACACCTTTAAGCACTTCTGAATTTGCCGAGATTGTTACCGATTTTTGGCATGAGGCCCATCAAGTAGCGATTGCATTAACCCGCAATGAATTATGGGTAGCATGGTCACGAAGCGCAGATATGAAGCAGTATTTTCTGACGCTTATTGAAAGTCTTATTTCCCTTCAAGGTGGCCATGTTTGGTATAAAGGCCGCAAATACCATGAGTGGATGCCGTTAAAGTATGTTCAAGCGTTAGAAACCATTTTCAATTGTAGCACAGCGGAGAAAGCGGCGTTGTCATTGCGGTGTTTAATGCAGTGTTTTGCCGAAGTCAGTACCGATCTCGCTAACCTACAAGGTTATGACGATATGCACAATTTGGCTGAGAAAATGCAAGATTTAGCGGTTGGTTTTTTACAGGACAACGAGCTACTACCTGAAAGGTTGTAA
- the cpoB gene encoding cell division protein CpoB, which translates to MNSNFRHLLVGLSLLVGVAAPWAAIAQAPINNVGSGSPGDRLSQLETAVSSQGQILYQIQQQLADNQRDIDMLRGQIQESEYKLNQVIERQKDLYMQLDNAGGGNSANSGDAPDTSSANTSSSPEAPATAASSGGNEKDDYNAAVKLAMESKSKAQIDDAIGALQSFIKAYPKSGYQSNANYWLGQLNYNKGSKDDAAFYFATVVKQYPKSQKSSEALYKVGLIMQDKGQKDKAKAVYQQVLKQYPNSAGSKLAEKKLSAL; encoded by the coding sequence ATGAACAGTAACTTCAGACACTTACTAGTCGGTCTGTCGTTATTGGTTGGCGTAGCGGCCCCTTGGGCCGCTATTGCCCAAGCGCCAATCAACAATGTCGGATCTGGTTCTCCAGGTGACCGTCTATCCCAACTTGAGACAGCGGTATCTTCTCAAGGTCAAATTCTGTATCAAATTCAACAGCAACTCGCTGATAACCAACGTGATATCGATATGTTACGTGGTCAGATTCAAGAAAGTGAATACAAATTGAATCAAGTCATCGAACGCCAAAAAGATTTGTACATGCAATTAGACAATGCGGGTGGCGGAAATTCAGCTAACTCAGGTGATGCGCCTGATACAAGCTCAGCAAATACATCATCTTCCCCAGAGGCACCTGCTACAGCAGCAAGCTCAGGTGGCAATGAGAAAGATGATTACAATGCTGCGGTTAAGCTCGCAATGGAAAGCAAGTCAAAAGCTCAAATTGATGACGCTATCGGTGCATTACAAAGTTTTATTAAAGCCTATCCTAAGTCAGGATATCAATCTAACGCCAACTATTGGTTGGGGCAGTTAAACTACAATAAAGGTAGCAAGGACGACGCTGCATTCTACTTTGCCACTGTAGTGAAGCAATATCCAAAATCCCAAAAAAGCAGTGAAGCCTTATATAAAGTTGGGCTGATCATGCAAGACAAGGGACAAAAAGATAAAGCGAAAGCTGTTTACCAACAGGTGTTGAAACAATATCCAAACAGTGCGGGCTCTAAATTAGCTGAAAAAAAGCTAAGTGCACTTTAA
- the pal gene encoding peptidoglycan-associated lipoprotein Pal, with amino-acid sequence MQLNKVLKGLMIALPIMAVAACSSNKNNDQDGVDTSTNQTNTGLSAEELARQQMEQLQQNNTVYFGFDKYNVSPEYADMLDAHAAFLRSNPSVRVVVEGHADERGTPEYNIALGERRANAVKMYLQSKGVSGDQVSLVSYGKEKPAVLGHTEADYAKNRRAVIAY; translated from the coding sequence ATGCAACTGAATAAAGTGCTTAAAGGGCTGATGATCGCGTTACCAATCATGGCAGTCGCAGCTTGTAGCTCTAACAAAAACAATGACCAAGATGGCGTAGATACTTCTACTAACCAAACTAACACTGGTCTGTCTGCGGAAGAGCTGGCACGTCAGCAAATGGAACAGCTGCAACAAAACAACACTGTTTACTTTGGCTTTGACAAATACAACGTATCTCCAGAATACGCTGATATGTTAGATGCACATGCAGCATTCCTGCGTAGCAACCCATCTGTACGTGTTGTTGTTGAAGGTCATGCGGATGAGCGTGGTACTCCAGAATACAACATCGCACTGGGCGAGCGTCGTGCTAATGCAGTTAAAATGTACCTGCAAAGCAAAGGTGTTTCTGGTGACCAAGTTTCACTGGTTTCTTACGGTAAAGAAAAACCAGCTGTGTTAGGTCATACTGAAGCAGACTACGCGAAAAACCGTCGTGCAGTCATTGCATACTAA
- the tolB gene encoding Tol-Pal system beta propeller repeat protein TolB: MKQAFKVVLGFLMLWATVAQAEIRIEITEGVNSAQPIGVVPFKWSGAGAPPQEVGQIVGADLRNSGKFNPIEPSRMPQQPGTASEVIPDAWTALGINAVVVGQVQPAADGSFVVSYQLVDVAANPGAVLSQNQFKVTKEWLRYAAHTASDEVFEKLTGIRGAFRTRIAYVVVNKGGQYPYELRVSDYDGFNQFTVHRSPEPLMSPAWSPDGEKLAYVTFESGSSALVIQTLSSGAVRQVASFPRHNGAPAFSPDGTKLAFALSKTGSLNLYVMDLASGQIRQVTDGRSNNTEPSWMPDSQTLVYTSDQAGRPQIYKMNINGGSPTRVSWEGSQNQDADVSPDGTFLVMVSSGGGQQHVAKQDLATNNVEFLTKTFLDETPSIAPNGTMVIYSSSQGLGTILQLVSTDGRFKARLPATDGQVKFPAWSPYL; the protein is encoded by the coding sequence ATGAAGCAGGCTTTTAAAGTAGTTTTAGGGTTCCTAATGCTATGGGCGACAGTGGCTCAGGCTGAAATACGTATTGAGATCACTGAAGGTGTAAACTCAGCTCAACCAATTGGTGTGGTGCCTTTTAAATGGTCTGGTGCAGGCGCACCGCCACAAGAAGTTGGCCAAATCGTGGGCGCTGATTTACGTAATAGCGGGAAATTTAACCCAATTGAGCCAAGCCGTATGCCTCAACAACCAGGCACTGCATCGGAAGTGATTCCAGATGCATGGACTGCATTAGGAATTAATGCGGTGGTTGTGGGCCAAGTACAGCCAGCAGCAGACGGTAGCTTTGTGGTTAGCTATCAGTTAGTGGATGTTGCCGCTAACCCAGGTGCTGTATTATCTCAAAACCAATTTAAAGTCACAAAAGAGTGGTTACGCTATGCGGCGCACACTGCAAGTGATGAAGTCTTTGAAAAACTGACAGGCATTCGTGGTGCATTCCGTACACGTATTGCATATGTTGTTGTTAACAAAGGCGGTCAGTATCCATATGAATTACGGGTTTCTGATTACGACGGTTTCAACCAATTCACGGTTCACCGTTCACCAGAACCTCTAATGTCGCCTGCTTGGTCACCAGATGGTGAAAAACTGGCGTATGTAACTTTTGAAAGCGGTAGTTCAGCACTTGTCATTCAAACATTGTCTTCAGGAGCAGTTCGTCAGGTTGCGTCTTTCCCACGTCATAATGGGGCACCTGCATTCTCTCCGGATGGGACAAAATTGGCATTTGCACTGTCTAAAACAGGCAGCCTGAATTTATATGTTATGGACTTAGCAAGTGGGCAAATTCGTCAGGTAACCGATGGTCGCAGTAATAATACTGAGCCAAGCTGGATGCCAGATAGCCAAACTTTAGTCTATACTTCAGATCAGGCGGGGCGCCCGCAGATTTATAAAATGAATATTAATGGTGGCAGTCCGACACGTGTATCTTGGGAAGGATCACAAAATCAGGACGCTGACGTTAGCCCGGATGGTACTTTCTTAGTGATGGTCAGCTCCGGCGGCGGTCAGCAACATGTCGCCAAACAAGATCTGGCAACGAACAACGTTGAGTTTTTAACGAAAACGTTCCTAGATGAAACGCCGAGTATCGCACCTAACGGCACTATGGTAATTTATAGCTCCTCTCAAGGCTTGGGGACTATATTGCAGCTAGTTTCGACCGACGGGCGTTTCAAAGCGCGTCTTCCGGCGACTGATGGACAGGTCAAATTTCCTGCCTGGTCGCCGTATCTGTGA
- the tolA gene encoding cell envelope integrity protein TolA: MGKTKEKKDNLNRSLVMSVVLHVLLIGLIVIGSLVSVVKLGGGGEEGTVIDAVMVDPGVVVEQYEEMQKQQNMARQAAKERKEQEQKQDAELREQQEKEQKRLQKLEEERIKTERDTAEQQKQAEEQQKKALDAAKKAKEEQKIAEEAAAKAKAEKEKLIKEQAAEKAKAEAQAQKEAEATKAKAEKEAKEKAEKEAKEKAEKEAKVKADKEAKAKADKEAKEKADKEAKAKAAKAKAEAAKNAASVDDLLGDLTASGPSKKGGEAAAGSGGGKKSGASNADVDSYAGKVKAAIQSKFYDSDTYRGRTCELQLKLAPDGLLVSITPKNSPTNDAALCDAAIRAAKLATMPKPPSRDVYDTFNKAGSTVVFKP, encoded by the coding sequence GTGGGAAAGACAAAAGAGAAAAAAGATAACTTAAACCGGTCACTTGTGATGTCAGTGGTTCTGCACGTGCTATTGATTGGTTTGATCGTTATAGGCTCTTTAGTTTCCGTCGTCAAACTTGGTGGTGGCGGAGAAGAAGGGACTGTCATCGATGCGGTGATGGTCGACCCTGGCGTGGTTGTTGAGCAATACGAAGAAATGCAAAAACAACAAAACATGGCCAGACAAGCGGCTAAAGAGCGCAAAGAGCAAGAACAGAAGCAAGATGCCGAGCTAAGGGAACAGCAAGAGAAGGAACAAAAACGCCTTCAAAAACTGGAAGAAGAGCGTATTAAAACTGAACGTGATACAGCTGAGCAGCAAAAGCAAGCTGAAGAACAACAGAAAAAAGCGTTAGACGCCGCGAAGAAAGCTAAGGAAGAGCAAAAAATAGCGGAAGAAGCGGCTGCGAAAGCAAAAGCAGAAAAAGAAAAATTAATTAAAGAGCAAGCGGCAGAAAAAGCGAAAGCCGAAGCTCAAGCGCAAAAAGAAGCTGAAGCCACTAAAGCCAAAGCAGAAAAAGAAGCCAAAGAAAAAGCGGAAAAAGAAGCCAAAGAAAAAGCGGAAAAAGAGGCAAAAGTAAAAGCCGATAAAGAAGCTAAAGCCAAAGCTGACAAAGAAGCCAAAGAAAAAGCAGACAAAGAAGCTAAAGCCAAAGCCGCTAAAGCCAAAGCAGAGGCAGCCAAAAACGCCGCATCAGTTGATGACTTACTGGGTGACTTAACTGCATCGGGGCCGAGTAAAAAAGGCGGTGAAGCCGCTGCAGGAAGTGGCGGCGGTAAAAAATCGGGTGCTTCTAATGCGGATGTTGATAGCTATGCCGGTAAAGTGAAAGCGGCAATTCAAAGTAAGTTCTATGATTCGGACACTTATCGTGGGCGGACGTGTGAGTTGCAATTGAAGCTTGCACCCGATGGATTGTTGGTGAGTATTACGCCAAAAAACAGTCCAACGAATGACGCAGCGCTCTGTGATGCGGCAATACGAGCCGCAAAGCTTGCTACGATGCCAAAACCGCCTAGCCGTGATGTCTATGATACATTTAATAAAGCAGGTAGCACTGTTGTGTTTAAACCTTGA
- the tolR gene encoding colicin uptake protein TolR, with amino-acid sequence MARTSRKRELKSEINIVPLLDVLLVLLLIFMATAPIISQSVEVELPDATDTQTVSSSDNPPIILEVSGVGQYNMRLDGEVLELLPPEQIAAEAKAQLEKNPKAIFLIGGAKEVPYEEVIKALNILHSAGIKSVGLMTQPI; translated from the coding sequence ATGGCGCGCACTAGTCGCAAACGTGAGCTGAAATCCGAAATTAACATCGTTCCATTGCTGGATGTATTGCTGGTACTTTTGCTGATTTTTATGGCAACTGCACCCATTATTTCCCAAAGCGTGGAAGTTGAATTACCGGATGCTACAGATACACAGACCGTATCATCAAGTGATAACCCACCGATTATTTTAGAAGTATCGGGAGTGGGGCAATACAATATGCGCCTTGATGGCGAGGTGTTAGAATTGCTTCCACCAGAACAGATTGCGGCTGAAGCTAAAGCTCAATTAGAGAAAAATCCCAAAGCGATTTTCTTAATTGGGGGGGCAAAAGAAGTGCCTTATGAAGAAGTGATTAAGGCATTGAACATTTTGCACAGCGCAGGGATTAAATCTGTCGGCTTGATGACTCAGCCTATCTAG